A part of Pseudomonadota bacterium genomic DNA contains:
- a CDS encoding SPOR domain-containing protein, with protein MVVTTSPAVPILKPVKWKPRPKPAKPATPAPTPARPAAPVSVPSGAAGERWAIQLGLFSTLEKAHLTIEKLHETNPDLQAEIRKGTKDDQVVYRVIAGSFPSQSEAYTRAKALAEAGLPGFSVKVDAALGTLVK; from the coding sequence GTGGTCGTGACCACCTCACCGGCAGTTCCCATTCTCAAGCCCGTCAAGTGGAAGCCGCGCCCGAAGCCCGCGAAGCCTGCCACTCCAGCGCCCACGCCCGCGCGTCCCGCGGCACCTGTTTCGGTTCCCTCGGGGGCTGCGGGTGAGCGATGGGCGATTCAGCTTGGCCTGTTCTCGACGCTCGAGAAGGCGCACCTCACCATCGAGAAGCTGCACGAGACCAACCCCGACCTGCAGGCAGAGATTCGCAAGGGCACGAAAGATGACCAGGTGGTGTACCGTGTCATCGCCGGCTCGTTCCCGTCACAGTCAGAAGCCTACACCCGCGCCAAGGCGCTGGCGGAGGCCGGGCTGCCTGGATTCAGCGTGAAGGTCGATGCCGCACTCGGTACGCTCGTGAAGTGA
- a CDS encoding L-seryl-tRNA(Sec) selenium transferase codes for MTDPNGALRSLPSIDRLLGDAEVLPLLERFPRAAVVEALRDASTSIRQRLKQGEAVASPLNEAIVEVALTRLGTMFSPGLTHVVNATGVVIHTNLGRAVLAPTAVEAARCAAEGYINLEYDLSSGQRGRRAASLIDLICSLTGAEDACVVNNNAAAVLLILDTLARGREVVVSRSELIEIGGAFRLPEVLARSGATLVEVGTTNKTYPRDYVEALTERTALLMKSHWSNFRIIGFVREVSVTELAAIGREKGVATALDLGSGALVDFTRLGLPHEPTVRACVEAGLDLVCFSGDKLLGGPQAGIIVGRRDAVSRCARNPLMRALRCDKMTLAALEATLLLYRDAETVSEKVPVLAMLTAPLEALEQRARGLAARLVAALGDAAQVDVTEGTSLPGGGSLPAHELPTWRVTLRAGCAEDVLVARLRRARTPVVARAESGCVAFDVRTLLQGDEERIVAACQEAIS; via the coding sequence GTGACCGACCCGAACGGGGCGCTCAGAAGCCTCCCTTCCATCGACAGGTTGCTGGGAGACGCCGAGGTGCTACCTCTCCTCGAGCGGTTTCCCCGGGCGGCCGTGGTCGAAGCGCTTCGAGACGCCAGCACCTCGATTCGTCAGCGGCTGAAGCAGGGAGAGGCTGTGGCCTCGCCGCTCAACGAGGCCATCGTCGAGGTGGCCCTCACCCGCCTCGGAACCATGTTCTCGCCCGGACTTACGCACGTGGTGAACGCGACCGGCGTCGTGATTCACACCAATCTGGGGCGCGCCGTTCTCGCCCCCACGGCCGTGGAGGCTGCCCGGTGTGCCGCCGAGGGCTACATCAACCTCGAGTACGACCTCTCCAGCGGTCAGCGGGGGCGACGCGCGGCGTCGCTGATCGACCTCATCTGTTCCCTGACCGGCGCCGAGGACGCGTGCGTGGTGAACAACAATGCGGCCGCCGTGCTTCTCATCCTCGACACGCTGGCGCGGGGGCGTGAGGTGGTGGTCTCTCGATCTGAGCTGATCGAGATCGGCGGGGCGTTTCGTCTGCCGGAGGTCCTTGCTCGAAGCGGTGCCACCCTCGTAGAGGTCGGCACGACGAACAAGACCTACCCCCGAGACTATGTCGAGGCCCTCACCGAACGCACCGCGCTCCTCATGAAGAGTCACTGGAGCAACTTCCGCATCATCGGGTTCGTGCGCGAGGTGAGCGTCACAGAGCTGGCCGCCATCGGACGAGAGAAGGGGGTGGCCACCGCCCTTGATCTCGGTTCGGGTGCCCTCGTCGACTTCACGCGTCTCGGCCTGCCCCACGAGCCCACGGTGCGCGCGTGTGTGGAGGCCGGTCTTGACCTGGTCTGCTTCTCTGGCGACAAGCTGCTGGGCGGACCGCAGGCGGGCATCATCGTGGGGCGACGCGACGCGGTGTCCCGCTGCGCGCGCAATCCGCTGATGCGGGCCCTTCGATGCGACAAGATGACCCTCGCCGCGCTCGAGGCGACCCTGCTGCTGTACCGGGATGCCGAGACCGTTTCGGAGAAGGTGCCCGTTCTCGCCATGCTGACGGCGCCGCTCGAGGCGTTGGAGCAGCGTGCCCGAGGTCTGGCGGCGCGTCTCGTCGCGGCGCTGGGGGATGCGGCGCAGGTCGATGTGACGGAGGGAACCTCGCTTCCCGGAGGAGGGTCGCTCCCCGCGCACGAGCTTCCCACCTGGCGGGTGACCTTGCGGGCCGGCTGTGCGGAAGATGTGCTCGTCGCCCGTCTGAGACGCGCCCGCACGCCGGTTGTGGCACGCGCGGAGAGCGGCTGCGTGGCCTTCGATGTGCGAACCCTGCTGCAGGGCGATGAGGAACGCATCGTGGCCGCCTGCCAGGAGGCGATCTCGTGA